Proteins encoded together in one Amblyomma americanum isolate KBUSLIRL-KWMA chromosome 1, ASM5285725v1, whole genome shotgun sequence window:
- the LOC144098643 gene encoding uncharacterized protein LOC144098643: MTKELNAAVRAAGTSRPASGGQRGSHRPLRSPSASGPRSGASPLPSEKEALTTTTTTATARGAWAPRSAYAEIQTAERSGQPSPQRQASGARHRLGPHASPPVWCWLHRQRPRLPSLRHGGRVPATRRPSGSGAAAAPASRIQCVLLSSASTDASRT; the protein is encoded by the exons ATGACCAAGGAGCTAAATGCTGCCGTGAGGGCCGCCGGAACATCTCGACCCGCGTCTGGCGGCCAGCGGGGGAGCCACCGGCCGCTGAGGTCGCCAAGCGCTTCGGGGCCTCGGTCCGGCGCCTCGCCCTTGCCTTCGGAGAAAGAGGCGCTGACGACTACCACCACAACGGCCACCGCAAGGGGCGCTTGGGCTCCGAGAAGCGCGTATGCGGAAATACAGACTGCCGAGCGCAGCGGCCAGCCGTCCCCCCAGAGACAGGCAAG CGGAGCAAGACATCGGCTGGGGCCCCACGCATCGCCGCCTGTGTGGTGCTGGCTCCACAGGCAAAGGCCCCGGCTGCCATCGCTTCGTCATGGCGGCCGAGTTCCTGCAACTAGGAGGCCGTCCGGgagcggtgctgctgctgcccctgccagCCGCATCC